A portion of the Flavobacterium limnophilum genome contains these proteins:
- the tnpA gene encoding IS200/IS605 family transposase encodes MSFIKVYIHFVWSTKNRIPFLETPKIRQMMWNHIRENAKEKGIHIDFVNGYSDHCHCLVSLGVDQTIQKVMQLIKGESSFWMNNQKLILDKFEWQDEYFAVSVSESILERVRNYIKNQEQHHSKQTFEEEYNEFMTKYKFQKFTDKQDCFG; translated from the coding sequence ATGTCATTTATAAAAGTTTATATCCATTTTGTCTGGAGCACAAAAAACAGAATACCATTCCTGGAAACCCCAAAAATCAGACAGATGATGTGGAATCATATTAGAGAAAATGCCAAAGAAAAAGGAATACATATTGATTTTGTCAATGGATATTCTGACCATTGCCATTGTTTGGTTTCGCTTGGAGTAGATCAAACTATTCAAAAAGTGATGCAATTAATCAAAGGAGAATCCTCCTTTTGGATGAATAATCAAAAATTAATCTTGGATAAATTCGAATGGCAGGATGAATATTTTGCAGTATCCGTCAGTGAATCCATTTTAGAGAGAGTGAGAAATTATATCAAAAATCAGGAACAACATCACAGCAAACAAACATTCGAAGAAGAATACAATGAATTTATGACTAAATATAAATTTCAAAAATTTACCGATAAACAAGACTGTTTTGGCTAA
- a CDS encoding helix-turn-helix domain-containing protein, with translation MDTTTIKQFYEAIFGAICPDLDAILSENIHKDIGHFNVFDIAEMYQSCKSKLEMPYNRRTYYKISLISGKNKVEFADKTVEIQECGLLFASPKIPYNYTPLDQEQSGHFCVFTKDFLAKSKIGMEIDLFPIFSPQSDFIYQISPDQFNEVNAIFQKMHTEIDSDYEYKYDLLRNYLMELIHYGQKLKPILAVANVKTASARITSLFIELLERQFPIENTTQVLLLKSPKDYADTLGVHVNHLNKVLKETTGKTTSEIISSRMDQEAKVLLKQTQWNVSEIAYTLGFEEIAHFSNFFKKHNQQSPLQFRE, from the coding sequence ATGGATACCACAACCATCAAACAATTTTACGAAGCCATTTTTGGAGCGATCTGTCCCGATTTGGATGCTATTCTCAGCGAGAACATCCACAAAGACATTGGCCACTTCAATGTGTTTGACATTGCCGAGATGTATCAATCCTGCAAGTCGAAACTGGAAATGCCGTACAACCGTAGAACGTATTACAAAATAAGCCTGATTTCCGGAAAAAACAAAGTAGAGTTTGCCGACAAAACTGTCGAAATCCAGGAATGCGGCCTCCTGTTTGCTTCGCCTAAAATCCCGTATAATTACACACCTTTAGACCAAGAACAGTCAGGACATTTTTGTGTGTTTACCAAAGACTTTTTGGCCAAATCCAAAATTGGAATGGAAATAGACCTCTTCCCTATTTTTTCTCCCCAAAGCGATTTTATTTATCAAATCAGCCCAGACCAATTTAACGAAGTCAACGCCATTTTCCAGAAGATGCACACCGAAATCGATTCGGATTATGAATATAAATACGATTTGTTGCGCAACTATTTGATGGAGCTTATTCATTATGGACAGAAATTAAAACCTATTTTGGCCGTTGCCAATGTCAAAACGGCTTCTGCGCGAATTACTTCCTTATTCATTGAATTGTTGGAACGCCAATTCCCCATTGAAAACACAACTCAAGTTTTGTTATTGAAAAGTCCGAAAGATTATGCCGACACTTTAGGCGTTCACGTCAACCATCTCAACAAAGTATTGAAAGAAACTACCGGAAAAACTACCAGCGAAATTATTTCCAGCCGAATGGATCAAGAAGCCAAAGTATTGCTTAAACAAACACAGTGGAATGTTTCCGAGATTGCCTACACACTAGGGTTCGAAGAAATTGCCCATTTTTCCAATTTCTTTAAAAAACACAACCAACAATCGCCTTTACAATTCAGGGAATGA
- a CDS encoding SDR family NAD(P)-dependent oxidoreductase, whose translation MTNKANKIALVTGGSRGLGKDAALQLAQRGFDLIITYQTKKESAEQVVKEIESIGAKAFAIALDISTTAGFEDFKNEVQTILDSHFDGKKLDALVNNAGIGVNAKFDVTTEEQLDAMTNIHFKGPYFLTQKLLHLLNEGSSIVNTSSGLARFSFPGYSAYGAMKAAIDSLSRYQALELGSRKIRVNSVAPGAIETDFGGGAVRDNSDFNQMLASQTALGRVGLPDDIGTVVAFLCSEDSKWINAQRIEVSGGFMI comes from the coding sequence ATGACAAACAAAGCAAATAAAATCGCCTTGGTAACAGGTGGAAGTCGTGGTCTTGGAAAAGATGCTGCACTACAATTAGCCCAAAGAGGATTTGACCTCATCATTACGTACCAAACCAAAAAAGAATCCGCTGAACAAGTTGTAAAAGAAATTGAAAGTATCGGTGCAAAAGCCTTTGCTATTGCTTTGGACATTTCTACAACTGCGGGTTTCGAGGATTTCAAAAATGAAGTACAAACTATTTTGGACTCCCATTTTGACGGCAAAAAACTAGATGCTTTAGTGAACAACGCTGGTATTGGAGTCAATGCTAAATTTGATGTTACTACCGAAGAACAACTGGATGCGATGACCAACATCCACTTTAAAGGACCTTACTTTTTGACCCAAAAATTATTGCATTTATTGAATGAGGGTAGTAGCATCGTGAATACTTCGTCGGGATTGGCTAGATTCTCCTTTCCGGGTTATTCCGCTTATGGTGCGATGAAAGCGGCTATTGATTCCCTTTCAAGATACCAAGCCTTAGAATTGGGCAGCAGAAAAATCAGGGTGAATTCAGTGGCTCCGGGAGCGATTGAAACTGATTTTGGTGGTGGAGCCGTTCGTGACAATTCTGATTTTAACCAAATGCTCGCTTCGCAAACTGCTTTGGGAAGAGTAGGTTTACCTGATGATATTGGTACTGTGGTGGCTTTTCTGTGTTCGGAGGATTCGAAATGGATTAACGCCCAAAGAATAGAAGTTTCGGGTGGTTTTATGATCTAA
- a CDS encoding glycoside hydrolase family 53 protein, with protein sequence MKKVKTKFPLLMTLLAALMFSSCSKAQTPEITPTPTLFAFSKGADVGWLPQMEATGYKFYDIDGSQKDCLQLLKDRGMNTIRLRVWVNPSNDKASGHCSPAETVVMAVRAQKLGMRIMIDFHYSDSWADPAKQTKPAAWASHSFADLQNDVYQHTFDVLTALKSAGVTPEWVQVGNEIPGGMLWPEGKSSNFSQLAQLLNKGYEATKAVDAAIKVIVHVDEGNNNAKFRWFFDNAKANKVKYDVIGLSYYPYWIKSDYTATILDLENNLKDMAARYDKEVMVVEVGGDYTLVQNTKDMLVAVIKAVKAVPNNKGLGVIYWEPEGEKSWSGYQLNAWQSDGKPSPALDAFKN encoded by the coding sequence ATGAAAAAAGTAAAAACCAAGTTCCCATTGTTAATGACACTTTTGGCAGCATTGATGTTTTCATCCTGTTCAAAAGCACAAACACCAGAGATAACGCCGACACCAACTCTTTTTGCCTTTTCAAAAGGAGCTGACGTGGGATGGTTGCCCCAAATGGAAGCAACTGGATACAAATTTTATGATATCGATGGCAGTCAAAAAGATTGTTTGCAACTCTTGAAAGACAGAGGGATGAACACCATTCGCCTTCGGGTTTGGGTAAATCCATCCAATGACAAAGCCAGCGGACATTGCAGCCCTGCCGAAACGGTGGTGATGGCGGTTCGTGCTCAAAAATTAGGAATGCGTATTATGATTGATTTTCACTACAGCGACTCTTGGGCTGATCCTGCAAAGCAAACCAAACCGGCCGCTTGGGCAAGTCATTCTTTTGCCGACTTGCAAAATGACGTGTACCAACACACTTTTGATGTTTTAACGGCTCTAAAATCGGCAGGAGTAACTCCAGAATGGGTGCAGGTGGGCAATGAAATTCCCGGTGGGATGTTATGGCCTGAAGGGAAATCTTCCAATTTTAGTCAATTGGCACAACTTTTAAACAAAGGCTACGAGGCGACAAAGGCAGTAGACGCAGCCATCAAGGTAATCGTGCATGTTGACGAAGGAAATAACAATGCCAAATTCAGATGGTTTTTTGACAATGCCAAAGCCAATAAGGTGAAATATGATGTCATTGGACTTTCTTATTATCCGTATTGGATAAAAAGTGATTACACGGCCACGATTCTTGATTTGGAAAACAATCTAAAAGACATGGCGGCAAGATACGACAAAGAAGTAATGGTGGTGGAAGTTGGAGGCGATTACACCTTGGTACAAAACACAAAAGACATGTTGGTAGCCGTCATAAAAGCAGTAAAAGCAGTGCCAAATAACAAAGGACTTGGCGTGATTTATTGGGAACCGGAAGGAGAAAAAAGTTGGAGCGGTTATCAATTGAATGCTTGGCAGTCTGACGGAAAACCGTCACCGGCATTGGACGCTTTCAAGAATTAA
- a CDS encoding 4a-hydroxytetrahydrobiopterin dehydratase: MEKLNEKEILSRMKELDPAWIVFGKFLHREFHFKDFVEAFSFITAVALLAEKANHHPNWNNAYNKVVIALSTHDANGITTKDFDLAKAIDKIVLKYG; encoded by the coding sequence ATGGAAAAACTAAATGAAAAAGAAATCCTGTCCAGAATGAAGGAATTAGATCCGGCTTGGATAGTGTTTGGAAAATTCCTCCATCGGGAATTTCATTTCAAGGATTTTGTCGAAGCTTTTTCATTCATCACGGCTGTCGCTTTGCTGGCAGAAAAAGCGAACCATCATCCCAATTGGAATAATGCTTACAACAAAGTGGTCATTGCGCTAAGCACCCACGACGCCAATGGCATAACCACAAAAGATTTCGACTTGGCTAAAGCAATCGACAAAATAGTTTTAAAATATGGATAA
- a CDS encoding 5'-methylthioadenosine/adenosylhomocysteine nucleosidase: protein MKKRTIGIMGAMPEEIEGVVALLANPEVTKMGKRSYFTGQINGIDTVVVFSRWGKVAAATTVTTLIHEFKITELLFTGVAGAIHSDLKIGDIVLGKRLLQHDMDARPLMEQYEIPLLSKTYFESDTVHLAIAAKAVQKVFENKALHTVIATEDLMQFDIAQPKLVIGDIASGDQFFSGNEQKQGLATQLPNVLCVEMEGAAVAQVCYEYEIPFSIIRTISDVADDNSHIDFPAFIQKISSKYAAEIIKNIFEQI from the coding sequence ATGAAAAAAAGAACAATAGGCATTATGGGCGCGATGCCCGAAGAAATTGAAGGAGTGGTGGCTTTGCTGGCAAATCCCGAGGTAACCAAAATGGGCAAACGCAGCTATTTTACGGGACAAATCAACGGAATCGACACCGTGGTGGTGTTTTCGAGATGGGGCAAAGTGGCCGCCGCCACAACCGTCACCACCTTGATTCACGAATTCAAGATCACCGAATTGTTGTTTACCGGAGTGGCTGGAGCTATTCATTCGGATTTAAAAATAGGGGACATTGTGCTGGGCAAAAGACTCCTTCAGCACGATATGGATGCCCGACCCTTGATGGAACAATACGAAATTCCCTTGCTCTCCAAAACCTATTTCGAAAGCGACACAGTCCATTTGGCCATCGCCGCAAAAGCCGTGCAAAAGGTATTTGAAAACAAAGCCCTGCACACCGTCATTGCAACCGAAGATTTAATGCAGTTTGATATTGCACAACCCAAGTTGGTTATTGGAGACATTGCCAGTGGCGACCAGTTTTTCTCTGGCAACGAACAGAAACAAGGCTTGGCTACCCAATTGCCCAACGTCTTGTGCGTGGAAATGGAAGGTGCAGCGGTAGCCCAAGTGTGTTACGAATACGAAATCCCGTTCAGCATTATCAGGACCATCTCCGATGTGGCAGACGATAATTCACACATCGACTTTCCGGCCTTCATCCAAAAGATTTCCAGTAAATATGCTGCCGAAATCATCAAGAATATTTTCGAACAGATATAA
- a CDS encoding DNA-deoxyinosine glycosylase has product MKIYSFPPISHSNAQILILGTMPSEQSLAVNQYYGHPRNAFWKIIFTVFDTPFSNDYEIKKSLLLENNIALWDVLEVCLREGSLDSAIEQEVPNDFNTFLKAHPNIRHIYFNGQKAAAYFKRYIKLEHDCHLTTLPSTSPAHAGKSFDAKLKEWSIIKPEFLL; this is encoded by the coding sequence ATGAAAATATATTCCTTTCCACCTATATCCCATTCCAATGCCCAAATTCTTATTCTTGGTACAATGCCCAGCGAACAATCCTTGGCCGTAAACCAATATTATGGCCACCCGAGAAATGCTTTTTGGAAAATAATTTTTACTGTTTTTGACACTCCTTTTTCGAATGATTATGAAATAAAAAAAAGTCTTTTATTGGAAAACAATATCGCTTTATGGGATGTTTTGGAAGTCTGTCTGAGGGAAGGGAGCCTGGACAGTGCCATCGAACAGGAAGTACCCAACGATTTCAACACGTTTTTGAAAGCACATCCCAACATCAGGCATATTTACTTTAACGGCCAAAAAGCAGCCGCCTATTTCAAGCGATACATCAAGCTGGAACATGATTGTCATTTGACCACTTTGCCTTCCACGAGTCCAGCCCATGCCGGAAAATCTTTTGATGCAAAATTAAAGGAATGGAGTATTATTAAACCCGAATTCCTGCTCTAA
- a CDS encoding DUF6642 family protein: MDNDKFIFCLEGVPDVETNATTEVVKNLEQLALEQGIASIYKTCDTIEGLEESLNALLYHDHNFTDYEIIYLVMPGKANNICLNDYYYSLQEIAELFEGKMKGKIIHFANVKVLDLDHEEAQYFLDITGAYAVSGYGLKQGKIPSCSTIDKAFFSLCQELDDIVEIVEELHQKHYALCKLLDFRLYY; encoded by the coding sequence ATGGATAATGACAAATTTATATTTTGCCTCGAAGGCGTTCCTGATGTAGAAACAAACGCTACTACCGAAGTGGTCAAAAATCTGGAACAATTGGCCCTTGAACAAGGCATTGCCAGCATTTATAAAACCTGCGACACCATTGAAGGATTGGAAGAAAGCCTGAATGCCCTACTCTATCACGACCATAATTTTACGGATTATGAAATCATCTATTTGGTGATGCCCGGCAAAGCCAACAACATTTGCCTGAATGACTATTATTACAGTTTACAGGAAATAGCCGAACTCTTTGAAGGCAAAATGAAAGGTAAAATCATCCATTTTGCCAATGTCAAGGTTTTGGATTTAGACCATGAGGAAGCGCAATATTTTTTGGATATCACGGGAGCTTATGCTGTTTCGGGTTATGGCCTAAAACAGGGCAAAATACCAAGTTGCAGCACCATCGACAAGGCTTTCTTCAGTCTATGTCAAGAACTGGACGATATCGTTGAAATTGTGGAAGAATTGCATCAAAAACACTATGCCTTGTGCAAATTGTTGGATTTTAGATTGTATTATTAA
- a CDS encoding glycoside hydrolase family 2 TIM barrel-domain containing protein, with amino-acid sequence MNHFKTKHYKLLTLAFLLLFLATATNVFSQARKTINFDNNWQFIKEDVSGAEKPSFNDAQWTKLNVPHDWSIEGPYDRANPSGRGGGYLPTGIGWYRKTFTVDKADAQRICTIEFDGVMANSDVWINGKHLGKRPYGYTSFAYDLTPYLNFDKPNVIAVRADNSIQPASRYYTGAGIYRHVRLVTVNPTHFKHWGTFITTPVATAAKGIINLKAEIENKGTAGDYKLQIDIVDDKGTVVKTVESVKNIAANASGLISQDIEIKNPKLWGFDAPNLYTANTKLYSGKTLIDNQSIPFGIKKAEFIAETGFWLNGKNLKLKGVCLHHDGGAVGSAVPLGVWVERFKKLKEVGVNAIRTSHNPVAPEFLDLCDQMGFAVMDETFDTWNSAKHNGEKGYNLYFTDWWEQDTRDMILRDRNHPSIVIYSIGNEIHDDLSYPEGYKKYKMQEDLVKKYDDSRPVTMALFRPANSKVYLSGFAEQMDVVGQNYRENELIAAHEAHPNWKVIGTENTHVLNQWLALRDKPYMAGQFLWTGYDYLGEADWPETTNNQGLFDRAGNWKQQALQRDSWWSTEPVVHIVRKSENAGAGNWVADWTPNDFDTYDNAKVEVYSNCDEVELFLNDKSLGSLKKPANDSPREWNVTFEEGTIKAIGKNNDKIVAQEAFTSAGKPAKIILSKSKPTLANNWDDVSFITATIVDDKGTRCANADNLIQFSITNSGKLIGVDNGNIISHEDYLSPERHAFAGKAIAIMKAAQDAGKIEIKASAEGLEAGSILVEIVAEKTKP; translated from the coding sequence ATGAACCATTTTAAAACAAAACACTACAAATTACTCACTTTAGCTTTTCTATTGCTGTTTTTAGCAACAGCCACCAACGTCTTTTCGCAAGCACGCAAAACCATCAATTTTGACAACAACTGGCAATTTATAAAAGAAGATGTTTCGGGCGCAGAAAAACCTTCGTTTAATGATGCACAATGGACAAAACTTAATGTTCCCCACGATTGGAGCATTGAAGGGCCTTATGACAGAGCCAATCCATCGGGTCGCGGTGGCGGTTATTTGCCTACCGGAATTGGTTGGTATCGCAAAACCTTTACCGTGGACAAGGCCGATGCCCAAAGAATATGCACCATCGAATTTGACGGTGTTATGGCCAACAGCGATGTCTGGATCAACGGGAAACATTTAGGGAAACGTCCTTACGGCTATACCAGTTTTGCCTATGACCTGACTCCTTATTTGAACTTTGACAAGCCCAACGTCATAGCCGTGAGAGCCGACAATTCCATCCAGCCTGCTTCCCGTTATTATACCGGTGCCGGTATTTATCGCCACGTTCGTTTGGTTACGGTAAACCCGACCCATTTCAAACATTGGGGAACTTTTATCACCACTCCAGTTGCCACAGCGGCTAAAGGAATCATTAACCTAAAAGCCGAAATTGAGAACAAAGGAACGGCTGGTGACTACAAATTGCAAATCGACATTGTGGACGATAAAGGGACGGTGGTTAAAACTGTCGAAAGCGTGAAAAATATTGCTGCCAACGCCAGTGGATTGATTTCGCAAGACATTGAAATCAAGAATCCAAAACTATGGGGTTTTGATGCCCCCAATTTATACACTGCCAACACCAAATTGTATTCCGGCAAAACCCTTATTGACAACCAAAGCATTCCTTTTGGCATCAAAAAAGCGGAATTCATTGCCGAAACTGGTTTTTGGCTGAATGGTAAAAACTTGAAACTAAAAGGGGTTTGCCTTCATCACGATGGTGGAGCCGTTGGTTCCGCAGTGCCTTTGGGCGTTTGGGTAGAACGATTCAAAAAGCTGAAGGAAGTGGGCGTGAATGCCATTCGCACCTCACACAATCCCGTTGCTCCCGAGTTTCTTGACTTGTGTGACCAAATGGGTTTTGCCGTAATGGACGAAACCTTCGACACCTGGAATTCTGCCAAGCATAATGGCGAAAAAGGGTATAATCTCTATTTTACGGATTGGTGGGAACAAGACACGAGAGACATGATTTTGAGAGACCGCAACCATCCTTCCATCGTTATTTACAGCATTGGAAACGAAATACACGACGACCTTAGTTATCCTGAAGGCTACAAAAAATACAAAATGCAGGAAGACTTGGTGAAGAAATACGACGACAGCCGACCGGTGACCATGGCGCTTTTTAGACCCGCCAATTCCAAGGTGTATCTTAGCGGTTTTGCCGAACAGATGGATGTCGTAGGACAAAATTACCGCGAAAACGAACTGATTGCCGCCCACGAAGCGCACCCCAACTGGAAAGTAATAGGAACCGAAAATACCCATGTGTTGAACCAATGGTTGGCTTTACGCGACAAACCTTATATGGCTGGTCAATTTTTATGGACGGGTTACGACTATTTAGGCGAAGCCGATTGGCCAGAAACGACCAATAACCAAGGTTTATTTGACAGAGCAGGAAACTGGAAACAACAAGCCTTGCAAAGAGACAGCTGGTGGTCAACCGAGCCTGTGGTACATATCGTGAGAAAATCTGAAAATGCAGGAGCCGGAAATTGGGTAGCCGATTGGACGCCAAACGATTTTGACACCTACGACAATGCCAAAGTGGAAGTGTACAGCAATTGCGACGAAGTGGAACTTTTCCTTAACGACAAGTCCTTGGGAAGCCTCAAAAAACCAGCCAATGATTCGCCAAGAGAATGGAATGTGACTTTTGAAGAAGGCACCATCAAAGCCATTGGCAAGAACAACGACAAAATTGTGGCGCAAGAAGCGTTTACCTCGGCCGGGAAACCCGCAAAGATCATCCTTAGCAAAAGCAAGCCAACGCTGGCCAACAACTGGGACGATGTTTCTTTCATCACGGCCACCATCGTGGACGACAAAGGAACAAGATGCGCCAATGCCGACAACCTGATCCAATTCAGCATCACGAATTCAGGGAAGCTGATTGGGGTGGACAACGGCAACATCATCAGCCATGAGGATTACCTTTCGCCGGAACGACATGCTTTTGCCGGAAAGGCCATTGCCATCATGAAAGCGGCACAAGATGCCGGCAAGATTGAAATCAAGGCCAGTGCCGAAGGTTTGGAAGCAGGATCGATACTCGTAGAGATTGTTGCGGAGAAAACCAAGCCCTAA
- a CDS encoding DUF6088 family protein, which yields MERPIVENKIAEVLKSHPKGSVLFVDDFLDYGNPESVKKALLRLKEKEILVRLAHGIYLYPKIDKELGVLFPSTEDIAKAIARRDRARIVPTGVQALNKLGLSTQVPMKVVYLTDGAARSIKVGKRTITFKNTSPKNLMAQGEISSLVIQALKTIGQLKVDDETLLKIQTLLQKEKIENRLNDAKLAPAWINKILIKSIR from the coding sequence ATGGAACGACCAATAGTAGAAAATAAAATTGCCGAAGTGCTGAAATCACACCCAAAAGGAAGTGTTCTTTTTGTAGATGATTTTTTGGATTATGGTAATCCAGAAAGTGTTAAGAAAGCTCTACTTCGACTAAAGGAAAAGGAAATACTTGTTCGCTTGGCTCACGGTATTTACTTATACCCCAAAATCGACAAAGAACTTGGAGTTCTCTTCCCATCAACCGAAGACATAGCCAAAGCAATTGCAAGACGAGACAGAGCAAGAATTGTCCCAACAGGAGTTCAAGCGTTGAATAAATTGGGATTATCAACCCAAGTTCCTATGAAAGTGGTTTATCTGACGGATGGAGCAGCAAGAAGCATTAAAGTTGGAAAACGAACAATTACTTTTAAAAATACAAGCCCAAAAAATTTAATGGCACAAGGCGAAATAAGCAGTTTAGTAATTCAAGCACTAAAAACTATTGGTCAATTAAAAGTAGATGATGAAACACTTTTAAAAATTCAAACACTTCTCCAAAAGGAAAAAATAGAGAATAGATTGAATGATGCCAAACTTGCACCAGCTTGGATAAACAAAATATTAATAAAATCCATTCGATGA
- a CDS encoding nucleotidyl transferase AbiEii/AbiGii toxin family protein, translated as MNTNWLALSKERRIEILNQATELTGLPSVAIEKDWWVTLALNASFSLPYSKNIVFKGGTSLSKGWNLIERFSEDIDLAIDRKFFGFEGEISKTQIKNLRKESCEFISTTFLDDLTKILTEWQAISECKLIAQPVKDSDKDPQVIEIHYNSVIDTSEYLPQRVLIEVSSRSLMEPIEEREINSILSDNFPKQSFVTVPLSISTVLPQRTFLEKVFLLHEEFSQETEKIRVDRLSRHLYDLEKLMDTEHGIEALKNKELYNKIVTHREKFNPLRGLDYDNHIPSKISIIPPDKVIKDYERDYEAMTRFMIYGDPLKFDQLMKRILELQSRINDITK; from the coding sequence ATGAATACCAACTGGCTAGCATTATCAAAGGAAAGAAGAATTGAAATTCTAAATCAGGCAACAGAACTAACGGGTTTACCTTCGGTAGCTATTGAAAAAGATTGGTGGGTAACATTGGCATTGAACGCTTCATTCTCTTTGCCTTACAGTAAAAATATAGTTTTCAAAGGTGGCACTTCTTTAAGCAAAGGATGGAATTTGATAGAACGATTTTCTGAAGATATTGACTTGGCTATTGATAGAAAGTTTTTTGGTTTTGAGGGAGAGATTAGTAAAACTCAAATCAAAAATCTAAGGAAGGAATCTTGTGAATTTATATCAACTACATTTCTTGACGATTTAACTAAAATATTGACCGAGTGGCAGGCAATTAGCGAATGTAAACTAATTGCTCAACCAGTAAAAGATTCAGACAAAGACCCACAGGTAATTGAAATTCATTATAATTCAGTAATTGACACATCGGAATATTTACCCCAAAGGGTTTTGATAGAAGTAAGTTCACGTTCATTAATGGAGCCAATCGAGGAAAGAGAAATCAACTCAATTTTAAGCGATAACTTTCCTAAACAAAGTTTTGTAACAGTTCCTTTATCAATATCGACCGTGCTTCCACAAAGAACGTTTTTAGAAAAAGTGTTTTTGCTTCACGAAGAGTTTTCGCAAGAAACAGAAAAAATACGTGTTGACAGACTTTCAAGGCATTTATATGACTTAGAAAAATTGATGGATACCGAACACGGAATTGAGGCGTTGAAAAACAAAGAACTATACAACAAGATTGTTACACACAGAGAAAAATTTAATCCATTAAGAGGGCTTGACTATGACAATCATATTCCAAGTAAAATCAGTATAATTCCGCCAGACAAGGTAATAAAAGACTACGAAAGGGATTATGAAGCAATGACCCGTTTTATGATTTACGGAGATCCGTTAAAATTTGACCAACTAATGAAAAGAATTTTGGAACTACAATCAAGAATAAATGATATTACTAAGTAA
- a CDS encoding toxin-antitoxin system YwqK family antitoxin: MLADILQKKQKNKNIENNMKIKLTIILAIISIHFSFSQKVENLDYCNCMDKIEIKEPNLEGSFERKCNNQVIETGSFKNGEKNGQWITYSKKGTLIRKVNYTDGKLNGKIELFYLNSQPKLSANFSNGKKDGKWTYFTKKGTVFIEGEFILDKPINIWTIKDDKGKKTLIQYDYANLKYLVNNSADFHSDNAILKNENSEEYYILKYPNRVKKDGTQPIGGFYFGSDIFVELVEVPLDYWDTYMNYKYKATFKIGTDSSNSLSIEKINDHMPDSTPIYPFIISTNPDSKIKKIEHSELSIKLLDYKIFEALSFMPPWIYKDSNEVEVYVPYVINKILKY, translated from the coding sequence ATGTTGGCGGATATTTTGCAAAAAAAACAGAAAAATAAAAACATAGAAAATAATATGAAAATTAAATTAACTATCATTCTTGCTATTATTTCAATCCATTTTAGCTTCAGTCAGAAGGTTGAAAATTTAGACTATTGCAATTGTATGGATAAAATCGAAATTAAAGAACCTAATTTAGAAGGCAGTTTTGAGAGAAAATGTAATAATCAAGTTATTGAAACTGGAAGTTTTAAAAATGGAGAAAAAAATGGACAATGGATAACTTATAGTAAAAAAGGAACTCTAATAAGAAAAGTAAATTACACTGATGGAAAGCTTAATGGGAAAATAGAACTATTTTATTTAAATAGCCAACCTAAACTAAGTGCTAATTTTAGCAACGGAAAAAAAGATGGAAAATGGACCTATTTTACCAAAAAAGGAACTGTTTTTATTGAAGGAGAATTTATTTTAGATAAACCTATAAATATTTGGACAATTAAAGACGATAAGGGTAAAAAAACATTAATTCAATATGACTATGCAAACTTAAAATATCTTGTAAATAATTCTGCTGATTTCCATAGTGATAATGCAATTTTAAAAAACGAAAACAGTGAGGAATACTACATTTTAAAATACCCAAATAGAGTAAAAAAAGATGGAACGCAACCTATTGGTGGATTTTATTTTGGAAGTGATATTTTTGTTGAACTTGTCGAAGTTCCTCTTGATTATTGGGATACTTATATGAATTACAAGTATAAAGCCACTTTCAAAATTGGGACTGACAGCAGTAATTCTCTTTCTATTGAAAAAATTAATGATCATATGCCTGATTCTACACCTATTTATCCTTTTATAATTAGTACAAATCCAGACTCAAAAATAAAAAAAATCGAACATAGCGAGTTATCTATAAAATTGCTTGATTATAAAATATTTGAAGCTTTAAGTTTTATGCCACCTTGGATATACAAAGATTCAAATGAGGTAGAAGTTTATGTACCTTATGTGATTAATAAAATTTTAAAATATTAA